One Chromatiaceae bacterium DNA segment encodes these proteins:
- a CDS encoding phosphoglycerate kinase, translating to MSFIKLTDLDLSGKRVLIRADLNVPVKEGKVTSDARITASMPTMEHCLKAGAKVMVTSHLGRPTEGEWTPEVSLQPVADNIAARLGKPVRLIRDWVDGGFEVAPGELVVLENCRVNKGEKKNLEETARKYAALCDVFVMDAFGTAHRAEASTTGVGDYAPVACAGLLLAEELDALGKALANPARPMVAIVGGSKVSTKLTVLEALSQKVDQLVVGGGIANTFLKAAGFPVGKSLCEDDLVETAKDLMGKMTARNATIPIAVDVVCGKQFAENEPAVLKKPAEVTEDDMIFDIGPESARQLADIIAKAGTIIWNGPVGVFEFDQFGAGTKTLAMAIAEAPGFSLAGGGDTIAAIQKYDIYDRVSYISTAGGAFLEFLEGKTLPAVAMLEARAKG from the coding sequence ATGTCATTCATCAAGTTGACCGATCTCGATCTGTCCGGCAAGCGGGTGCTGATCCGTGCCGACCTCAATGTCCCCGTCAAGGAGGGCAAGGTGACCTCGGACGCGCGCATCACCGCCTCCATGCCGACCATGGAGCATTGCCTCAAGGCCGGGGCCAAGGTGATGGTCACCTCCCATCTGGGGCGCCCGACCGAGGGGGAATGGACCCCCGAGGTGTCCCTGCAACCGGTGGCGGACAACATTGCCGCGCGCCTGGGCAAGCCGGTACGCTTGATTCGGGACTGGGTGGACGGTGGCTTCGAGGTCGCCCCCGGTGAGTTGGTGGTGCTGGAAAACTGCCGCGTTAACAAGGGCGAGAAGAAGAACCTCGAGGAGACGGCCCGCAAGTACGCCGCCCTGTGCGATGTCTTCGTTATGGATGCCTTCGGCACCGCCCATCGCGCCGAGGCCTCGACCACCGGCGTCGGCGATTACGCCCCCGTGGCCTGTGCCGGTCTGCTGCTGGCGGAAGAACTGGACGCCTTGGGCAAGGCCCTGGCCAACCCGGCTCGGCCCATGGTCGCCATCGTGGGCGGTTCCAAGGTCTCCACCAAGCTCACGGTGCTGGAGGCCCTGTCCCAGAAGGTCGATCAGCTCGTGGTCGGTGGCGGCATCGCCAATACCTTCCTCAAGGCCGCTGGCTTTCCGGTCGGCAAGTCGCTGTGCGAGGACGACCTGGTCGAGACCGCCAAGGACCTGATGGGCAAGATGACCGCCCGCAACGCCACCATCCCCATCGCCGTGGACGTGGTGTGCGGCAAGCAGTTCGCCGAGAACGAGCCCGCTGTCCTCAAGAAGCCCGCCGAAGTGACCGAAGACGACATGATCTTCGACATCGGCCCCGAGTCCGCCCGGCAACTGGCGGACATCATCGCCAAGGCCGGCACCATCATCTGGAACGGCCCGGTCGGCGTCTTCGAGTTTGACCAGTTTGGCGCCGGCACCAAAACCCTGGCCATGGCCATCGCCGAGGCCCCAGGCTTCTCCCTGGCGGGGGGTGGCGACACCATCGCCGCCATCCAGAAGTACGATATCTATGACCGGGTGTCCTACATCTCCACCGCCGGTGGGGCCTTCCTGGAATTCCTGGAGGGCAAGACCCTGCCGGCCGTGGCCATGCTCGAAGCACGGGCCAAGGGCTGA
- the pyk gene encoding pyruvate kinase, translated as MPPRRTKIVATLGPATDGEGSLDRLVAAGIDVARLNLSHDSHERHRERAHRLRASAHALGRDVAVLVDLQGPKIRIGRFATGAIRLADGDRFNIDANCPLDGGDAHRVGTTYRALADDVARGDSLILDDGAIELWVEEVAGGAIRCKVVMGGVLSDNKGINKRGGGLSAPALTDKDVRDIRFAAEIQADYLAISFVRGPEDVRQARAIFAEAGGEGGIVAKIERAEALAVIDDIILAADAIMIARGDLGVEIGDAELPSVQKDLVHRARSLNSLVITATQMMQSMIEHPVPTRAEVFDVANAVLDGTDAVMLSAETSVGAYPIKTVEAMHRVCLEAEKNALVTRSHHRLDSVFGRVDEAIAMAAMYTANHLGVKAIAALTESGATVKWMSRISSGIPIYALTRHTPTRRQVTLMRGVYPVSFDVAHTDIHAVNNEVIEELLRAGTVRDGDLVIITKGDRRGVEGQTNVLKIMRVGEHAQLAHD; from the coding sequence ATGCCCCCCAGACGCACCAAGATCGTCGCCACCCTCGGACCCGCCACGGATGGCGAGGGTTCCCTAGACCGGCTCGTCGCCGCCGGTATCGATGTGGCCCGCCTCAACTTGTCCCATGACTCCCACGAGCGCCACCGGGAGCGCGCCCACCGGCTGCGGGCCAGCGCCCACGCCCTAGGCCGCGACGTGGCGGTGCTGGTTGACCTCCAGGGCCCCAAGATCCGCATCGGCCGTTTCGCTACCGGCGCCATCCGGCTTGCGGATGGCGATCGCTTCAATATCGACGCCAACTGCCCCCTGGACGGGGGTGATGCCCACCGGGTCGGTACCACCTACCGCGCCTTGGCCGATGATGTGGCGCGGGGTGACAGCCTCATCCTTGACGACGGGGCCATTGAGCTCTGGGTGGAGGAGGTGGCGGGCGGGGCGATTCGCTGCAAGGTGGTGATGGGCGGGGTCCTGTCGGATAACAAAGGCATCAACAAGCGCGGCGGTGGTCTCTCCGCTCCGGCCCTGACTGATAAGGACGTCCGCGACATCCGCTTCGCCGCCGAGATTCAGGCCGATTATCTGGCGATATCCTTCGTGCGCGGTCCCGAGGATGTGCGCCAGGCCCGCGCCATCTTTGCCGAGGCCGGCGGCGAGGGCGGTATCGTCGCCAAGATCGAGCGTGCCGAGGCCCTGGCGGTCATTGATGACATCATCCTCGCCGCTGATGCCATCATGATCGCCCGCGGCGACCTGGGGGTTGAGATCGGCGATGCCGAACTCCCCTCGGTTCAGAAGGATCTGGTGCATCGGGCCCGCTCTCTGAATAGCCTGGTCATCACCGCCACCCAGATGATGCAGTCCATGATCGAGCACCCGGTGCCGACCCGGGCCGAGGTCTTCGATGTGGCCAATGCCGTTCTGGACGGTACGGATGCGGTCATGCTCTCCGCCGAGACTTCGGTGGGGGCCTACCCCATCAAGACCGTGGAGGCCATGCATCGCGTCTGCCTGGAAGCGGAGAAGAACGCCCTCGTCACCCGCTCCCATCACCGCCTGGACTCGGTCTTTGGCCGCGTGGACGAGGCCATCGCCATGGCCGCCATGTACACCGCCAACCACTTGGGGGTGAAGGCCATCGCCGCCCTCACCGAGAGCGGCGCCACCGTCAAGTGGATGTCGCGCATCAGTTCCGGCATCCCCATCTATGCCCTCACCCGGCACACGCCTACCCGCCGTCAGGTCACCCTGATGCGGGGCGTCTATCCGGTCAGTTTCGACGTCGCCCATACCGATATACACGCCGTCAACAACGAGGTCATCGAGGAACTGCTCCGCGCCGGCACGGTCCGCGATGGCGATCTGGTCATCATTACCAAGGGCGACCGCCGCGGCGTTGAAGGCCAGACCAATGTCCTCAAGATCATGCGCGTGGGCGAGCATGCCCAGCTGGCCCACGACTGA
- a CDS encoding fructose-bisphosphate aldolase class II, whose translation MALISLRQMLDHAAEHGYGVPAFNVNNLEQMRAIMEAAEQTDSPVIVQASAGARKYAGAPFLRHLILAAIEEFPQIPVCMHQDHGTSMPVCQRSIQLGFSSVMMDGSLGVDGKTPTSYEYNVAITKQVVEIAHACGVSVEGELGCLGSLETGQAGEEDGIGAEGTLDHSQLLTDPEEAADFVKKTGVDALAIAIGTSHGAYKFTRPPTGDILAIQRIKDINARIPNTHLVMHGSSSVPQEWLAIINEYGGNMGETYGVPVEEIAEGIKNGVRKVNIDTDLRMASTGAIRKFLAENTKEFDPRKYFIAATKAMKGICVARYEAFGTAGNASKIVAGGVMSLDRMTERYLKGELDPQVR comes from the coding sequence ATGGCCCTGATTTCCCTGCGTCAGATGCTGGACCACGCCGCCGAGCATGGCTACGGCGTACCCGCCTTCAACGTCAACAACCTGGAGCAGATGCGCGCCATCATGGAAGCTGCCGAGCAGACCGATTCCCCGGTCATCGTGCAGGCCTCCGCCGGCGCCCGTAAATACGCCGGCGCCCCCTTCCTGCGCCACCTCATCCTCGCCGCCATCGAGGAGTTCCCCCAGATCCCGGTGTGCATGCACCAGGATCATGGCACCTCCATGCCCGTCTGCCAGCGCTCCATCCAGCTCGGCTTCTCTTCTGTCATGATGGATGGCTCCCTGGGCGTCGATGGCAAGACCCCGACCTCCTATGAATACAATGTGGCCATCACCAAGCAGGTGGTCGAGATCGCCCATGCCTGTGGCGTCTCCGTCGAGGGCGAACTGGGCTGTCTGGGCTCGCTCGAAACCGGCCAGGCTGGCGAGGAAGATGGCATTGGCGCCGAGGGTACCCTGGATCACAGCCAGCTCCTGACGGACCCCGAGGAGGCCGCCGACTTCGTCAAGAAGACCGGCGTTGACGCCCTGGCCATCGCCATCGGTACCTCCCATGGCGCCTACAAGTTCACCCGGCCGCCCACGGGCGACATCCTCGCCATCCAGCGCATCAAGGACATCAACGCCCGCATCCCCAACACCCACCTGGTCATGCACGGTTCCTCGTCCGTGCCCCAGGAGTGGCTGGCCATCATCAACGAATATGGCGGCAACATGGGCGAGACCTATGGCGTCCCCGTCGAGGAGATCGCCGAGGGCATCAAGAACGGCGTTCGCAAGGTCAACATCGACACCGACCTGCGCATGGCTTCCACCGGTGCCATCCGCAAGTTCCTGGCCGAGAACACCAAGGAGTTTGATCCCCGCAAGTACTTCATCGCCGCCACCAAGGCCATGAAGGGCATTTGCGTGGCCCGTTACGAGGCTTTTGGCACCGCCGGCAACGCCAGCAAGATCGTCGCCGGGGGCGTCATGTCCCTGGATCGCATGACTGAGCGCTATTTGAAGGGCGAACTGGATCCGCAGGTGAGGTAA
- the lptF gene encoding LPS export ABC transporter permease LptF has translation MTAMLAVLDRYLLKEVMKVFLAVLGTVLLIVLSLLMLRALEDINAGALGSDIVLRFMGLRIASDLPSLLPPVFFAAVLMTLGRMAQHSELIAFAACGIGPIRTYRALFYAAIPVALAAGWLTLSVRPLVVTELMQMRTSQQDEAQQLFGIRPGRFYQHDNGQITLFVDDIQDGSHLRNIFIHDQREEVIKIVLSGEGMLRQDEETGQQFITLIDGRRYDGKPGTANYAIGEFDRYSLRLKQRQTEDVQSQKRATFATASLLGSDNLRDKAELQYRLSSPLAVLTLTLLAVPLTARSPRQRNTWRLFVAFLTYISFFNLQRVATNWYETGATPEWLGSLWYQVLVLGLVMAVVLPNGNWWRRLRPGSRPVPA, from the coding sequence TTGACCGCCATGCTTGCCGTCCTCGACCGCTACCTGCTCAAAGAGGTGATGAAGGTCTTTCTGGCCGTCCTGGGCACCGTTCTGCTGATCGTGCTCAGCCTCCTCATGCTGCGGGCGCTGGAGGATATCAACGCCGGGGCCCTGGGCTCGGACATCGTGCTGCGCTTCATGGGTCTACGTATCGCCAGCGATTTGCCCAGCCTGCTGCCGCCCGTCTTCTTTGCCGCCGTCCTCATGACCCTGGGCCGCATGGCCCAGCATAGCGAACTCATTGCCTTCGCCGCCTGTGGCATTGGACCGATCCGGACTTACCGGGCCCTCTTCTATGCCGCCATCCCGGTCGCCCTCGCCGCCGGCTGGCTAACCCTCTCCGTGCGTCCCCTGGTGGTGACCGAACTCATGCAGATGCGCACCAGCCAGCAGGATGAGGCGCAACAGCTCTTTGGGATCAGGCCGGGCCGTTTCTACCAGCACGATAATGGCCAGATCACCCTCTTCGTGGATGATATTCAGGATGGTAGCCACCTGCGCAATATCTTCATCCACGACCAGCGGGAAGAGGTCATCAAGATCGTCCTGAGCGGCGAGGGCATGCTGCGCCAGGACGAGGAGACCGGGCAGCAGTTCATCACCCTGATCGATGGCCGCCGCTACGACGGCAAGCCGGGCACCGCGAACTATGCCATTGGCGAGTTTGACCGTTACAGCCTGCGCCTCAAACAGCGGCAGACGGAGGATGTCCAAAGCCAGAAGCGGGCCACCTTCGCGACCGCGAGCCTGCTGGGCTCCGACAACCTCCGGGACAAGGCCGAACTCCAATACCGGTTGTCGAGCCCTCTGGCGGTCCTGACCCTCACCCTGCTCGCGGTCCCCCTGACCGCCCGATCTCCGCGCCAGCGCAATACCTGGCGCCTCTTCGTCGCCTTCCTGACCTACATCAGCTTCTTCAATCTCCAGCGGGTGGCGACCAATTGGTACGAAACCGGGGCGACGCCGGAGTGGCTCGGGAGTCTCTGGTATCAGGTCCTGGTGCTGGGCCTGGTGATGGCGGTCGTACTTCCCAACGGCAACTGGTGGCGACGCCTCCGCCCCGGCTCCCGCCCGGTGCCGGCTTGA